The genome window TGGTGCTATATTTTGGTATGCAGAGCGTGTTAAATCTAATTCTATGCGTAGGCCAGTTTATAATACATGTTGTCGAGGAGGTAAAATAAATTTGCCATTGTTAAGATCAACACCTTTGTTGCTTGATGAATTATTAGATTGCGAAGGGCCACCACGTAGcaagaaatttcaaaaatatattagaatttATAATTCGATGTTTGCGTTTACCTCTCTTGGTGGAAAGATTGATCGAACCACAAATGATTCTCAAGGACCTTTTGTTTTTAAGCTTGGTGGGCAAAGTTATCATCGAATTGGATCTCTGCTTCCTATAGATGGTGAAGCGCCAAAGTTTGCTCAGTTGTACATACACGATACTGACCATGAAGTTTTTAATAGGATGATGTCTGTTAGTTCTAATGATAATAATTCTATAGATGGAGAAATTGTTGGGGAGTTAATATGTATGCTTGATGAAATTAATGAAATTGCAAAGGCATTTAGAATGGCGAGGGATAGATTTTTGGAGACTAATATTAGGCCTATAAAGTTAAGATTGTGTGCAAAGAGAAGTGGTGATGGTCCTGAGTATAATGCCCCTGTTTCTTCAGAGATTGTCGGATTGATAGTTGGTGATTTTGGAGATGGTTCGGAGCATAGAGATATAATTATTGAGGATAAAATTGAAGGATTGAAACGCATTAGTGAGTCACATCCAAGTTTTATGTCAATGCAATACCCTTTGTTATTCCCGTATGGTGAGGATGGTTATTTGAGAGGTTTTAGGTATGAAGGTGTGTTGTCTGGGAGAACTACAGAGAGAACATGCATGACTATGAGAGAATATTATGCATTTAGACTCCAACAGAGGCATCATGAAGGGAAAACACTTATTAGAGGAGGGAAGTTATTTCAACAGTATATAGTTGATGCATTTTCATGTGTAGAGGAGGAAAGGTTGCATTTTATTCGATATAATCAAAAGAAGTTGAGGACAGAGAAATACCAAGGTGTGTGTGATGCTTATGCAAGTGGAAATGCTGATGGAGGTGACATTGGAAAACAAATTCTATTGCCATCAACTTTTACTGGGGGGCCCCGTTATATGATGCAAAACTATCATGATGCTATGGCAATATGTAAATTTTATGGATACCCGGACTTTTTTATCACATTTACCTGTAACTCTAAATGGCCTGAGATCACTAATGCATTACGACTTATTCCTGGACAAAAAATTGAAGATAGACCAGATATTATTACAAGGGTGTTTAAGATGAAGCTTGATTGTTTTCTCTCTGATATTCGATCTGGCAAATATGTTGGTGAGGTTATTGCTGTTGTTTACACTATTGAGTTTCAAAAGCGAGGATTACCCCATGTTCATATGGTTGTTTGGTGTCATTCAAGTAATAAGTGTCAATTTCCCACTGACATAGATAGATTCATTTCAGCTGAGATCCCAGATGAATCAACTGAGCCTTTGTTATTTGATACAGTCAAAAGGTTTATGGTTCATGGTCCTTGTGGTGTGGCTAGACCTTCATCATCGTGTATGTCTGATGGACGATGCACCAAGCATTATCCAAAGTTTTTTCATCAGGAAACAACGATTGATGAAAATGGTTTTGCTTTGTATAGGCGTCGTGATGATGGAAAAACAATATTCAAAAATGGACATGCATTGGATAACAGATTTATTGTTCCATATAACAAGGATTTGTTGCTTCGATATCAAGCTCATGTTAATATTGAGTGGTGTAATAAATCTACAGCTATTaagtatctttttaagtataTAAATAAGGGACCAGATAGAAGCAGAGCAGTGTTGGAAGAGGATGTTTTGCAGAATGCACCAGCGGGAGAAAGAGGAACATGCATGGTTATTGATGAAATAAAGCAGTATGTGGATTGCAGATATTTGGCAGCGTATGAATCAGTTTGGCGCCTTTTTGAATACCATATTCATTTTAGACATCCATCTGTTGAGCGGTTACCAATTCACCTACCTTTTCAGCAGAATATTTACTATGATGATCATAGAAGTTTGTCAAGCATAATTCAACAACCAGATGTTGAGAAGACAATGTTTACGGAGTGGATGCGTACGAACTCTTGGAGTGAATCAGCAAAGAACCTTACTTATAGTTCATTTCCTTCAGAATGGGTTTGGAATGCTAAATATAAGGAGTGGACTCCAAGACAGCGAGGGCAATCAATTGGTAGAATGTTTTATGTACATCCAAATTCGGGTGAATTATACTATCTTCGTTTGTTGCTAAATGTGCAGAAAGGTCCTACAAGTTATGTGGATATTAGAACGGTTGCAGGATTTGTTCATTCGACATTTCAATCCGCTTGCATGGCACTTGTGTTGCTTGGTAATGACAAAGAATGGCATGATGCATTGGATGAAGCATATGTGTTTGCAACTGGGTCACAACTAAGGCAACTTTTTGTTACGTTGATTCTTTTCTGTCATGTAAGTGACCCATTAAATCTATGGGACAAACATTGGATGAACTTTCAAGATGACATACTATATAAGCTGAGACACCAATTAAATTTGCCTTATTTGAATGTATCGGATATTCAGCTAAAAAACCACATACTATTTGAGCTAGAAATGTTGTTCAATAAATCAGGGAGTTCTCTTGCTGAACATGAACTGCCTATGCCGAATGGACAACTCCTTGATGAATTAAATAATCGACTCCTCAGAGAagagatgaattatgatattAATCAGCTAAGACATGAATGTAGAAATATGGGGAGACAATTAAATGAGGAACAAAGAGTGATTTATGATGTGATAATAGATAAAGTCAATAAGCAGGAAAGTGGTTTATATTTTGTGTATGGGCATGGAGGAACTGGGAAAACTTTTCTATACCAGACTATAATTGCAACTGTTAGATCTACTGGAAGAATCGTCCTAGCAGTTGCTTCATCTGGAATAGCCTCTCTTTTACTGCCGGGAGGTCGTACTGCGCACTCAAGATTCAAAATCCCTTTGCAAATTGATGACCAATCAACATGCCATATTAAAAAAGGTACTCAACTGGCAAAGTTAATAGCGAAGGCAAGTCTTATTGTTTGGGATGAAGCACCGATGATGCATAGGCATTGTTTTGAGGTTGTCGATAGAACATTACAAGACATACTTAACATCAATGACAATGAAGAGAATTGTGAACCATTTGGGGGGAAAACAGTTTTATTAGGAGGTGATTTTCGACAAATTTTACCCGTGGTTGTTAATGGAACAAGATATGATACTGTTAATGCATCAATAACAAAATCACGCTTGTGGAAACATTGTAAAGTTTTCTCCCTCAAGCAAAATATGCGACTCCAAGCTACTGGACTTACTGTTGATGAAAGAACTTCTATGGCGGTGTTTGCACAATGGATTTTAGATGTAGGAGATGGCCAAGTTCCTTATGTTTCCATAGAAGATGGTGAGGAAGAACCAAGTTGGATTAGAATACCTGATGAACTTCTGCTTAAATCTAATGGTGACTTGCTTGATTCCATTATCGCAGAGATTTATGATAACTTGGAAAACTCATATAATAACACCGAGTATTTAAATGAGAGAGCTATAATTACTGGCACAAATGACATCGTTGCTATGATTAATACTCGTGTGTTGGCTCTTCTTCGAACAGACGAAAGAACCTACTATAGTTTTGATTCAGTGTGTAAAACCTCAGAGAATTCTGTTATATCAGATATGCTCTACACAACTGAAATCTTGAATTCAATGACATTTAATGGAATTCCGAACCATGAATTAACTCTCAAAAAGTATGCTCCAATTATGTTGCTTCGGAATTTGAATCAAGTTGATGGTTTATGCAATGGAACAAGATTACTCATCACTCACCTTGGTGATAAAGTTATTGAAGCAAAAGTGCTGAGTGGTAGTAATGTTGGTGACAATGTATGCATTCCCAGAATAATTATGGATGGAAAGGATCACAAATATCCATTTATTCTAAAGAGAAGGCAATTTCCAGTAAGATTATGTTATGCTATGACTATTAACAAGAGCCAAGGACAGACTCTAAAGAAGGTTGGCTTATATCTGCCAAAACCTATTTTTACACATGGCCAATTCTATGTCGCAATATCACGTGTTACTTCAAAGAAAGGTTTGAAAATTGTGTTGGATGATCATAGTGAGAAAACAAAGCAATACACAAGAAATATTGTCTATCATGAAATTTTTGATGAATTAGCTGCAGGTGATGATAATTCTTTTTCCCTGTTCAATGCATGTATTTCATGTGttgtaaaaaattttataatcTATATATTTCCATGTTAAACTTGATTGTCTCATGTTTTATTTTCCTCAGGTTAAATTAAAGAGATATGGATTACGACTTGATCTCTCAGCTGCAAATTTCCAATCGTCAATggaaaatcaaagcaaagatCTTACGATTGTGGGATTCCATAAACCACAATCAAAATGAACTGCTGATCAGTGTTGATGCTTATATCATTGATGAAAAGGTGAGATCTTTGCCACCAATAAATTTCATTAAATGACTAAAGAAAAGTACAAGACATAGCTACAAATGTGTCACCATATATTGATGTAGGAGTAAAATCAATGTTCAGTTCAATAGAAAGTGTCCTTTTGGATGCAATGCTATTACATGGAGTCTACTCTGTTCATTTCTTATCTACTGGCTTAATCTGTAAACATCTAACCAACAATTTTTACCCCTCTCCTCTTCCCTTTGCACCCACAAGTTTACAAAGAagaatttttcttttactttcccTTTGTGGACAAACCCCTCACCTCATGGTAAAGTTGCTTCACCACAACTTGGAGTACATGGGTTTAATTCCTCAAAAAGCTTGATGTTGTTATATGGTCAGCATCAAGATGACACCTTTTTCATTCTCTTTGGGGCGTCAAAGTAATTGGAAGAGAACTTAGTAACTTACATATTACTGGATGCATTTGATTATATCTTGTGTCATTAAATTTTGATAAATGTTTCTACATTCGGAATTTCTTTAGTTTTCGTGCCTTCTGAATTCTGATACATTGCTTTTATAAATTTACCAATTGACATGTTGGGGATTGTTGGGTAAGGAGTTCCAAACTAAATTAGCTTTGATTGTTTCAGTGTTTTTTGGATAAAATATGTCACTGCATTTCTATTCATAATGAAGCTTGATGACTCCAAATATGATATTTCTCATTCATAAATAGACGTTTTGTCAAAAAAACACAAGCATTGGGTtgttacatatttctttaaaatcAGTATATTTAAAGATAAATGCAACAAAGAAATAAGGAAAAACtctcaaaaagaaaaggcataGCTCAGTTCATTTGAATCTCTCTTTTATATTATAACAAACACTTATTTATATACTTCAAGTCCGTTTGACTTTTTGGGCTGTACATTTCTCTACCTTATTAGAATTGGGGTGTTCCTTCCATATAttcttctttttggttttttcccTATCCTTTTTGTTATTTCTTCGTTTATGTGTTTATAGGAAAATATTAATTGTTAAACCATTGAAATTTTATTCAGGGTGATAACATTTTGGTAACAATAACACCAGAGAATGCAGAATATTTCAGGGCTGTGCTTCATGAAGGAGATGTTTACTTTTTCAGTAATTTCTCAGTGTTTCCAGTAAGAAATACTTATCGGCCATGCCCAAATAAATATATGCTCAAGTTTGATAAGAGAACAAAGATTCAGAAAGCGGTTGATGCAAAAGATATCTTTCCTCCAGaaaaatttcatttcattagttTTGATGAAATGGAATCCagaatccaaaacaaagtttatCTTACAGGTATTtaacaaattattcaattcaatAATAATCTCACCAgttggaattatttttttatcatttcaatGCAGATATGATAGGACAAATAGTGAATGCCGGAAATCTGCAACAAGTATTCACTAACAATAGGATGGTCCATCTCAGAAAGATAGAATTTGAGGATGAAATGTACGTAAAACAGATATCCAAAAACAAATAGATTGCCATTAATATTCACAATATATCATCACAACTTATGttcattctaattttttttgaaggcTAAACTCCATATCAGCTACACTATGGGGACAACTAGCAATGGAGTTTGATGAGCAAAAGGTATTTGAGAAGACAAAAACACAACCAGTCATCATCATTTGTGCAGGCATGACGGTAACAACATTTTCAGGTATGTCTGCATAAAAAAATTGAGCAAAGTTCACAAAACCAAAGAACAATGACAAAGAAGATTTCAATGGTCTTTCATATAGCTCCTACTTTTATGACAAACATATACAAAGACTGGAGGCAGGTCTGCTTTTATGTGAATTTTCTTTGCTTGATGTGACATTTTTGGTTCACTTTGTTTCAAACTCAGGTAAAACCATCTTGAGTAGCATATCTGCATCGAGGGTCTATATTGATTTGAAGATCCCAGAAGTTgatcaattgaaaaaaaagtaTGTAACCCATCAAATCTTTAGATTTGCTGCAAATTCTAGAATAAAAAATAGTGTGCCCTGCAGGATTATTCAGCCTAGGATTCTCCAAATTATACCAAGTACTCAGGCAACCATTACCAACCCTATTgttgagatgaaaaaaaatagaaagacaGTTGCTGAACTATTGTTGCTAGACATGAAGAAAGATGCCGTGAGTAGCTCTACTTTTGACCAATAATATACATTTTATGagcaaacaattaaaaaaatttgagtgaTACCCCTTATCTTAACAACCTGTGCAGCATCAGAAATTCACATGCAGGGCAAAAATCAAGAACATAGATGTCACTGATGGATGGTGGTATCCTTCCTGTCCTACTTGTGGCAGTGCAACAAAGCCATACGAAGATGCAAATCTATGCTCATTATGTAGTGTCATTAATGAGATCCCAATACCACGGTAAGTGCAATTGAAGTCTTTAAGTAACCATTCTCTTTGCTCACAAATTTTGTCATTTGCTCACATATTTTGTCATTTGCTATACATATCTTTTGAGACAAAATATTTCTGAATTTTAGTTACATACTCAATGCAACTATCATGGACGAGACTGGAGAAGCATTATTCACTTTTTTTGAACGTCAAGCGGAAAAAATGATTGGAATCTCAGCTGCCACTATTGCATCAATGGAGGGCTCAAATCGATATGTCCTTCCCCAAATAATAACTGATGTCTTTCCAATGTACCGTGTTTTTCAAGTGATGATTAACCAGAACAACAAAAGAGTGAGGTCCATATGTTTTAAGGTGTCAAGCATATATGATGACAAGATATTTTCTCAAATAACTTCTGGAGAGTTAGCAGGGTATGTTGAAATTGGGGAAAAAGTTACTCAGCAAAAAAGCACAATCGATGTATTGTCTCAGGAGTCTGGAATATCAGATACTTTCATCAGTGATCAAATAATTGGTTTAGAATCAGATATTCAGGTCCACACCCCTCAAAAATCAAGGTCAAACATAAGAAGGAGACAAGTTAACCAATTGAAGTTGGAGGATTCTGATGCATCTCTCTCTGATAATGAGCTCATATCTATGTCACTGCAACACAAAGGCAAACAAAAGAACAGGTATTCCAATGTAAACAAAAATTATTTCCATTGGTTTTCATAATTTCCTTTCTTCATAAGTTCATGAATGTTCAACTATGATTCAAGCAAATCATTTACATAACTTGATTCCTGAACTGCAGGGGAACAATGACCATAAGGGAGCCACAAGAGAGCaccaagaaacaaaagaaggCTGATGTTCACAACAAGAATAAAGGCAAAAAACCAGCAGACTGAATGACATCGTTAACAACCGTGCATATAGTCTTTTGTGAATAAGCTTTTGTGTGGTTTATAGTCTTTTGTGAATAAGCTTTTGTATGGTTTATAGTTTTGTGAATAAGCTTTTGTGTGGTTCAACATGATGAGTGAAGTCTTTTGTGAATAAATAACATATGGTCTTTTGTGAATAAGTTTTTGTGTTGTTCAACATGATTTGCTTTATTAACAGCGGTTGGACACTTTGAAAAAGTGGACCTCTCTTTTTAGTCCTATGATTCAAGTTTGTTGTTTGTTGTCTGATTTTTATGATTCAAGTTTACTGTTTGTTGTCTGTTTTTTTTTGCTCCGTCAACCAATCATAGATTGTACAGATTCAAAGTTGTGGTTCTTTTGGCCTTCTTTGGGAAACCCAGAAGGGTGTTGGTGGTTGAAGGAAGGAAGATCACAAGGGAGATTGTTGGGTTTGTCTTGAAGATTTTGTTGAAGGAAGGGAATGTTGTGGCTgctatttgtgcaattttaggCTACTTTGCTCTTTTTAGAAAGAATAGTGAAGGTGTTTCATAGGGAAATTTTGTTGCTGCTGATACAATTTTGATGGAGCTTTTGGGATCTTCTTCTTGGTTGCTGAAATTGGAAAAAGTTTGCCCCAATCTGGATTAAGACACTGCTTGGAATGTTCTAAAGTTTAGAGCTTTAGAGACTACAATATGGAAGTTGTAAAGCAAGCAATATGGAAGCTGTAGAGAGTATAAAGGCATCGTAACATTATTACCTGTTTTGTTAATTCCTCTGTATCTTCACACTGATGCTTTAACATCTTCAACCCTTATTTTTCTCTTAATTAGTtaatttagttttaaaaaacaaaattgagttGAAGGATTGATTTGTGTTTTGTGTGGATTTCTAATCCTTTTTTGCTATTGGGTTCTCTCAATTTGTGTTCTTGAATTAAATAAGGCGACAGTTTCCTTTCTATCGTTCTTTCTCTTTTTGAATTTCATTCCTTTTCCAGTTATAAGCGTTGTCTGTGATGAGACATTGTTCATAGGGATAAGCATATAGTGTTTGGCTGTTCGGCGTTTCTTTATTCTTCTCATTTTGAATGTGACAATGGTGCTGTAATTGCTGAGATCATTGTAAAAACATATTATTTTCAGTAACACCAGTTCAATTAAACTAAATTTGATGCTGTTAGCTCAGATTTATGTGATTACGTTCCTTAAAATTTGTTGATGGTAGCCAAATATTCTcaccaaacaattatcataCTCCAAAGATGCTTAAattttgtataatgttttatCTTATATTTTCTCTTTTCAAAATAGCATAATAAGGACTGTCAGTGACTTGAGAAACCTGTATTTAGAAACTCTTACTTATGGTGAGTTAATATCAGATTCTAAGTGGCCTTGTCATTGGTTTGGCTTTTATAGGCAATGCCAAAGTCATACTGAAAAGGGGGAAAACACAACTTTTTAAGGATGGAAGCCCTATGGTAGACAGTGGAGCAGTTGATAGAATAATCAGTAGACCGCCTCCTGAGACTGGAGATATTGTGTTTGTAGCAGATGGGACTTGGAAACCAATTGGATGGGGCTAATATAATTAACTCGATTTCTATGTTCTGTGATAGGCTCATGCAGCTAGAAGAGGAAGCGTCAAGGTGTGTCCATAAATTTGTGAGAAGGCTTTCTTAGTTAAATACTTCATTCAAGCATTTACACCAGTGTTTTAGCCTGGACTAGATGTAGGACCTATAAGGCCTTAAAATATATATGGGCCTGGACCAAGAGGCCTCAATATTTTGTGCAAGCCTTTTCAAAACTAAGTTGGATCAACCATGGACTTTGATCTTTGTCCAGAGTTGAGAGTTGGGCTGAGGGCCTGGGCCCTAAGAAACACTCTTAAGTGTGGTCCGTTTGTTTCAGGTCTGGGCCCTGAAAATCATGGGCCTACGCCTAAAGCTTATCGTTCACATCGCGCCGTTTTACCTACTATCAGTACCATCTTAAGATTACTATAAGAAATCAAACGTATCACACGTGTCACAAATAAAAGACACTCAAGTTGTAGTAAGCTGAGAAATCTTCTTATGAACAGGAAAGTAGATGAAACAGCTGCATAGAACAGTAACATATAAAACACTTGTCTAAAGCCTATGAAGTATTGATAAAGGCAAATTTACGAGGCATGATAAGAATTGTAGTAGTGGCAAACACTTAGATTTATGGGACAAAGATAAGATTGCATTTAGTCGGCACTTATCTATATAAATTGGCCATAAGGTAACAGTCTAAAATCCATAGCAAGACATAACCAAAAATCCAAAATGGATAGAGACTTTGTTATAGTGTCCAAAAGAATGATCCTGGAGGATGTAGTCGCGAAACTAAACCTGCCTCCACCAAGCTTTATGTACACTACGCTTCGCGACTCAATAAAATTGACGTTGGAAATCACGGATGCACGTCAAGGGATTAACCATACAATTCATGAGCAAACCAGGTCCGGAGAACAAACTATCAAGTTAATGGAGCAACGAGCCTCTTGTCTGATGATAGACAAACTACGAATAGTGTACAATTGTGAAATTCACGACTACAATTGCGAGAAGTATATGTATTATTATGATGGATTAAACAGGGCCAGTCAGCAATTGGAAGAAGCTTATGCCGAGATACGAAATTTACAACAGCAAATAGAgatcaaagaacaaacaaatcgCAGTTACCATGACGAGAATGAATTCCTTACCTATCAACTCCAGAAGATTCAAAAAAAGTATAAAGATCTTAAAAGAAATGTCACCAGAACAAGTACTGGATCAAGCAAAGCATGACATGTGTAATAGTTTACAAGCTTGATGGGCTAATATTGGATGTAAATACGTTAAATATTATTGAGTATTGTTAATATGTATAATAAGTTTACAAGTATGACATATGTAATAGTTGTACATAGAATAATAAGAAGAATATGTTATATACAGTAAGTTTACTTCCATTTTAAAGTTGATCTTTAAAATTTAAGTAAAACTCTTATTAAGTATCTCAAATAATTAGAAGAGGTTACTCTTTGGTAGTTAAAAATAATACACATATTTTCACACCAACAAATACTCCTCCAAAA of Tripterygium wilfordii isolate XIE 37 chromosome 13, ASM1340144v1, whole genome shotgun sequence contains these proteins:
- the LOC120012542 gene encoding uncharacterized protein LOC120012542, which gives rise to MAILGRQHTAFPGDFPVVFILSRVFNGSHASQQLSFTVPLCDTCSFAFFGMEFGFFSDRWFCSCLKFCLLLRSVVAVFVLLWRVVSICACVPSFNILVCISMEVGESSKINRSKRRNLVNKYLAKRRKISTLSSVPGVHNNSDLVSDIATNDQKLDYVADNDSVVHSGSEVSRILNLGLPDLTCQFCGAIFWYAERVKSNSMRRPVYNTCCRGGKINLPLLRSTPLLLDELLDCEGPPRSKKFQKYIRIYNSMFAFTSLGGKIDRTTNDSQGPFVFKLGGQSYHRIGSLLPIDGEAPKFAQLYIHDTDHEVFNRMMSVSSNDNNSIDGEIVGELICMLDEINEIAKAFRMARDRFLETNIRPIKLRLCAKRSGDGPEYNAPVSSEIVGLIVGDFGDGSEHRDIIIEDKIEGLKRISESHPSFMSMQYPLLFPYGEDGYLRGFRYEGVLSGRTTERTCMTMREYYAFRLQQRHHEGKTLIRGGKLFQQYIVDAFSCVEEERLHFIRYNQKKLRTEKYQGVCDAYASGNADGGDIGKQILLPSTFTGGPRYMMQNYHDAMAICKFYGYPDFFITFTCNSKWPEITNALRLIPGQKIEDRPDIITRVFKMKLDCFLSDIRSGKYVGEVIAVVYTIEFQKRGLPHVHMVVWCHSSNKCQFPTDIDRFISAEIPDESTEPLLFDTVKRFMVHGPCGVARPSSSCMSDGRCTKHYPKFFHQETTIDENGFALYRRRDDGKTIFKNGHALDNRFIVPYNKDLLLRYQAHVNIEWCNKSTAIKYLFKYINKGPDRSRAVLEEDVLQNAPAGERGTCMVIDEIKQYVDCRYLAAYESVWRLFEYHIHFRHPSVERLPIHLPFQQNIYYDDHRSLSSIIQQPDVEKTMFTEWMRTNSWSESAKNLTYSSFPSEWVWNAKYKEWTPRQRGQSIGRMFYVHPNSGELYYLRLLLNVQKGPTSYVDIRTVAGFVHSTFQSACMALVLLGNDKEWHDALDEAYVFATGSQLRQLFVTLILFCHVSDPLNLWDKHWMNFQDDILYKLRHQLNLPYLNVSDIQLKNHILFELEMLFNKSGSSLAEHELPMPNGQLLDELNNRLLREEMNYDINQLRHECRNMGRQLNEEQRVIYDVIIDKVNKQESGLYFVYGHGGTGKTFLYQTIIATVRSTGRIVLAVASSGIASLLLPGGRTAHSRFKIPLQIDDQSTCHIKKGTQLAKLIAKASLIVWDEAPMMHRHCFEVVDRTLQDILNINDNEENCEPFGGKTVLLGGDFRQILPVVVNGTRYDTVNASITKSRLWKHCKVFSLKQNMRLQATGLTVDERTSMAVFAQWILDVGDGQVPYVSIEDGEEEPSWIRIPDELLLKSNGDLLDSIIAEIYDNLENSYNNTEYLNERAIITGTNDIVAMINTRVLALLRTDERTYYSFDSVCKTSENSVISDMLYTTEILNSMTFNGIPNHELTLKKYAPIMLLRNLNQVDGLCNGTRLLITHLGDKVIEAKVLSGSNVGDNVCIPRIIMDGKDHKYPFILKRRQFPVRLCYAMTINKSQGQTLKKVGLYLPKPIFTHGQFYVAISRVTSKKGLKIVLDDHSEKTKQYTRNIVYHEIFDELAAG
- the LOC120011691 gene encoding replication protein A 70 kDa DNA-binding subunit-like isoform X1 — translated: MDYDLISQLQISNRQWKIKAKILRLWDSINHNQNELLISVDAYIIDEKGDNILVTITPENAEYFRAVLHEGDVYFFSNFSVFPVRNTYRPCPNKYMLKFDKRTKIQKAVDAKDIFPPEKFHFISFDEMESRIQNKVYLTDMIGQIVNAGNLQQVFTNNRMVHLRKIEFEDEMLNSISATLWGQLAMEFDEQKVFEKTKTQPVIIICAGMTVTTFSGKTILSSISASRVYIDLKIPEVDQLKKKYVTHQIFRFAANSRIKNSVPCRIIQPRILQIIPSTQATITNPIVEMKKNRKTVAELLLLDMKKDAHQKFTCRAKIKNIDVTDGWWYPSCPTCGSATKPYEDANLCSLCSVINEIPIPRYILNATIMDETGEALFTFFERQAEKMIGISAATIASMEGSNRYVLPQIITDVFPMYRVFQVMINQNNKRVRSICFKVSSIYDDKIFSQITSGELAGYVEIGEKVTQQKSTIDVLSQESGISDTFISDQIIGLESDIQVHTPQKSRSNIRRRQVNQLKLEDSDASLSDNELISMSLQHKGKQKNRGTMTIREPQESTKKQKKADVHNKNKGKKPAD
- the LOC120011691 gene encoding replication protein A 70 kDa DNA-binding subunit-like isoform X2 — its product is MDYDLISQLQISNRQWKIKAKILRLWDSINHNQNELLISVDAYIIDEKGDNILVTITPENAEYFRAVLHEGDVYFFSNFSVFPVRNTYRPCPNKYMLKFDKRTKIQKAVDAKDIFPPEKFHFISFDEMESRIQNKVYLTDMIGQIVNAGNLQQVFTNNRMVHLRKIEFEDEMLNSISATLWGQLAMEFDEQKVFEKTKTQPVIIICAGMTVTTFSGKTILSSISASRVYIDLKIPEVDQLKKKIIQPRILQIIPSTQATITNPIVEMKKNRKTVAELLLLDMKKDAHQKFTCRAKIKNIDVTDGWWYPSCPTCGSATKPYEDANLCSLCSVINEIPIPRYILNATIMDETGEALFTFFERQAEKMIGISAATIASMEGSNRYVLPQIITDVFPMYRVFQVMINQNNKRVRSICFKVSSIYDDKIFSQITSGELAGYVEIGEKVTQQKSTIDVLSQESGISDTFISDQIIGLESDIQVHTPQKSRSNIRRRQVNQLKLEDSDASLSDNELISMSLQHKGKQKNRGTMTIREPQESTKKQKKADVHNKNKGKKPAD
- the LOC120011691 gene encoding replication protein A 70 kDa DNA-binding subunit-like isoform X3, whose protein sequence is MLKFDKRTKIQKAVDAKDIFPPEKFHFISFDEMESRIQNKVYLTDMIGQIVNAGNLQQVFTNNRMVHLRKIEFEDEMLNSISATLWGQLAMEFDEQKVFEKTKTQPVIIICAGMTVTTFSGKTILSSISASRVYIDLKIPEVDQLKKKYVTHQIFRFAANSRIKNSVPCRIIQPRILQIIPSTQATITNPIVEMKKNRKTVAELLLLDMKKDAHQKFTCRAKIKNIDVTDGWWYPSCPTCGSATKPYEDANLCSLCSVINEIPIPRYILNATIMDETGEALFTFFERQAEKMIGISAATIASMEGSNRYVLPQIITDVFPMYRVFQVMINQNNKRVRSICFKVSSIYDDKIFSQITSGELAGYVEIGEKVTQQKSTIDVLSQESGISDTFISDQIIGLESDIQVHTPQKSRSNIRRRQVNQLKLEDSDASLSDNELISMSLQHKGKQKNRGTMTIREPQESTKKQKKADVHNKNKGKKPAD